The Bacteroidota bacterium genome contains a region encoding:
- a CDS encoding NAD(P)/FAD-dependent oxidoreductase: protein MQIKKKVIVIGGGFAGIQFIQTLDEKLFEVLLIDKINHHQFQPLFYQVATSQLEPSSISFPLRNIFKKNKNVQIRLAEVLSVNQIYNKIATTIGEFEYDILVIAIGCKTNFFGNENISKNTLTLKTTYDAITIRNHIIQNFENIISAEEHVKESLFNLVIVGAGPTGVELSGAFAEIKKHILPKDFPGIDFSKFNITLVEGSKDTLNSMSVTAKNASKKYLQEMGVTIYTETFVKDYDGEFLTLSTGETIKTKTVIWAAGVIGNTIPGFPISIITNSNRFKVNRINKVEGSENIFALGDIASMETPKYPKGHPQLANVAINQAKLLAKNLKAIYYNKSTKEFEYKDLGSMATIGRNKAVVDLPFIQFKGYFAWLVWMFLHLMLILSVKNKLIIFINWAWAYITKDTSLRLILTQGKKK, encoded by the coding sequence ATGCAGATTAAAAAAAAAGTAATTGTAATAGGTGGAGGCTTTGCAGGAATTCAATTTATTCAAACACTCGATGAAAAATTATTTGAGGTCCTGCTCATTGATAAAATCAATCACCATCAGTTTCAACCCCTATTTTATCAAGTTGCTACTTCACAGCTTGAGCCATCAAGCATTTCATTTCCGCTAAGAAATATTTTCAAGAAAAATAAAAATGTTCAAATAAGGCTTGCCGAAGTATTAAGTGTAAATCAAATATATAATAAAATTGCTACCACAATAGGTGAATTTGAATATGACATCTTAGTGATTGCAATAGGTTGCAAAACAAATTTTTTCGGCAATGAAAATATCAGTAAAAATACACTGACCTTAAAAACAACTTATGATGCAATTACTATTAGAAATCACATCATACAAAACTTCGAAAATATTATATCGGCGGAAGAACATGTAAAAGAAAGTTTGTTTAATTTAGTGATTGTAGGTGCTGGTCCCACTGGGGTTGAGCTATCAGGAGCATTTGCTGAAATAAAGAAACATATATTGCCCAAAGATTTTCCAGGAATCGATTTTTCTAAATTTAATATCACCTTAGTGGAAGGTAGTAAAGATACTTTAAATAGTATGAGTGTTACTGCAAAAAATGCTTCGAAAAAGTATTTGCAAGAAATGGGCGTTACCATATATACCGAAACTTTTGTAAAAGACTATGATGGTGAATTTTTAACTTTGAGCACAGGTGAAACTATCAAAACAAAAACAGTAATTTGGGCAGCTGGTGTTATAGGAAATACCATACCGGGATTTCCTATAAGTATCATAACAAACAGCAATAGATTTAAAGTAAATCGCATCAATAAAGTGGAAGGCTCGGAAAATATTTTTGCTCTTGGTGATATAGCTTCCATGGAAACACCAAAGTATCCAAAGGGCCATCCCCAATTGGCAAATGTGGCTATCAATCAGGCGAAACTATTAGCCAAGAATTTGAAAGCTATATATTATAATAAATCTACTAAAGAATTTGAATATAAAGACCTTGGTTCCATGGCCACTATTGGTCGTAACAAGGCTGTGGTCGATTTACCCTTTATACAATTTAAGGGATATTTTGCGTGGTTGGTTTGGATGTTTTTGCACCTCATGCTTATACTCAGTGTGAAAAATAAATTGATTATATTTATTAATTGGGCATGGGCATATATTACAAAGGATACTTCATTGCGATTGATTTTAACGCAAGGGAAGAAGAAGTAG